TCGGGGTGCATTTCGACGATGATGCCGTCCGCACCGGCGGCGATGGCGGCGCGGGCCATGGGGGTGACGAGGTGGGCCTTGCCGGTGCCGTGGCTCGGGTCGACCATGACCGGCAGGTGGCTCAGCCGCTGCAGCTCCGGCACGATGGCCAGCGGCAGCGTGTTGCGGACATAGTCCTCGAACGTGCGGATGCCCCGCTCGCAGAGGATCACGTGTTCATTACCGCGAGCCAGGATGTACTCGGCCGCCAGCAGGAACTCCTCGAGCGTCTGGCTCATGCCGCGCTTGAGCAGGACCGGCTTGCGACGCTCGCCGACGGCCGCGAGGAGGTTGAAGTTCTGGCAGTTGCGGGCACCAATCTGCATCACGTCCGCGTACTCGCAGACGAGGTCGACCTGATCGATGCTCATGACCTCGGTCACGATGCCGAGCCCGGTCTCCTGTCTCGCCTCGGCTAGGTACTCCAGGCCTTTCTCGCCGTGGCCTTGGAAGCTGTACGGATTCGTGCGCGGCTTGAACGCCCCGCCGCGAAGGGCCACGCCACCTCCGGCTTTGACGAGGTGGGCGGACTCCATCGTCTGCTCCTTCGACTCGACGCTGCACGGCCCGCCGATGACGGGGATCGTGGTCCCGCCGATCTCGCCGCCGAGCGTGCCGCCCAATGGGACGACGGTTCGGCCCAGCGCCGGGTCGCGCGTCTCACGGCTGGCCATCTTGTACGGAGCCAGGACCGGCTTGACGTCGTCGACGAAGTCGAGGCTCGCGAGTCGGCCGGGGTCCTTGAACCGCTCGTCGCCGACGCAGGCGATGACGGTCCGTTCGGTGCCGGCGATGACGTGTTCTTTCAATCCCATTTCGTTGACCAGGGCGACGGCCCGTTCCACTTGCTCGCTGGTGGCATTGGGCTTGAGGACGATGATCATGTCGGACTCCTTGGAACGGTCGGGCTTCGGGAACGGTGGTGGTCGTTAGACAAAGACGCCCCGAAGACCGGCGGTCTCCGGGGCGGCAGTGGTCCGGCTGGCGACAAGCGAGCTAGGACGTGCAGACCCCGGCACCGGTAAAACCGGCGTACCAGGGCCAAAAGTCGAAGCGGCTGCCACTCACGTCTGCCTTGTCATAACCGCCCGCTGCTGCCGAGGCAAGTCGCTGCCAGAGTTTCCGGACCGTCACGGGTCGCGCTAGCAGTCGAAAAGGCCGCTGCAAATCGGTAGTCTTCGCCCCATGATCGCTCGCTTCTGCCTCGTCGCCGCCGGTTTGGTTCTCGTTGCTGGCTGTGGCGGCGGATCGCAGACGGTTTCGCCGACAACGCGGATCGCGACGACCATGCCGGCCGACATGGGCCCGGCATTCGACGCCCCCGCCGACGAGGTGGCCGCTTACCTCGACGGTGCGTGGACGATCTCGCTCCTGCCGCAGGCCGCGTCCGAGGGCGTGCAGTCGCCGAAGGTCGATGCCGTGTTGGTGATCGCGGGCGAGAGTGTGACGGGGTCGGTCGCTGGCAACGACATCACCGACGGCGCGCTCGTCATCCCGCCGGCAGGTGAGGCTTATCCGTCCGTCGCGATGACCACCGACGGCATGACGATCCCCGGCCCGGTCGGCGAGATCGAGGTGCCCGGCCCGATCGAGTGGTCGGCTGAGCTGTTCCAGGGCAAGCTGATCGGCACTGCCGTCGGCCCCGACGGTCGCCGTAGCGCCTGGGAAGGCACCCGCAGCGATGGCTGATCTGCCGGACGTCGCCCGGCTTCGCGAAGATCTGCACTTCGACGCCGATCTGCTCGGCAGGCGACTCAGCTTCCGCTCGACCTTCGGCCTGTTCAGCCCGAAGGGCATCGACGACGGCACGAAGCTCCTGCTCGATCACTTCGAGCCGACGACGCCCGCCGACACGACGTTCGACCTCGGCTGCGGCTACGGCCCGCTCGGCCTCGCCTTCGCGGCGGCGTGTCCCGACGGCCGGGTGACGATGGTCGACCGCGACTTCCTCGCCGTCGACTACGCAAACGCCAACGCAAAGCTGAACGGCCTGACGAACGCGACCGCCCGGCTCGGCCACGGCTTCGTCGGCACCGACCCGAGCGAGCGGTTCGACAACGTCGTCAGCAACCTTCCCGCCAAGACCGGGGGCGAGTTGCTCAGCGTCCTGCTCCACGACGCGCACGCTCACCTGAAGCCCGGCGGACGGCTCTGCGTCGTCACCGTCACCGGCCTGCGCCGGTTCATCGAGCGGCACATGAAGGCCCGCTTCGGCAACTACAAGAAGCTCAAGCAATCCCCCGGCTACACCGTCGCGATGGCGACCCGCGACGACTGACGATCAGCCGAAGCGGCCGGTGACGTAGTCCTCGGTTTCCTTCAGCTGCGGCGTCTGGAACATCGTCGC
This is a stretch of genomic DNA from Planctomycetota bacterium. It encodes these proteins:
- the aroF gene encoding 3-deoxy-7-phosphoheptulonate synthase, yielding MIIVLKPNATSEQVERAVALVNEMGLKEHVIAGTERTVIACVGDERFKDPGRLASLDFVDDVKPVLAPYKMASRETRDPALGRTVVPLGGTLGGEIGGTTIPVIGGPCSVESKEQTMESAHLVKAGGGVALRGGAFKPRTNPYSFQGHGEKGLEYLAEARQETGLGIVTEVMSIDQVDLVCEYADVMQIGARNCQNFNLLAAVGERRKPVLLKRGMSQTLEEFLLAAEYILARGNEHVILCERGIRTFEDYVRNTLPLAIVPELQRLSHLPVMVDPSHGTGKAHLVTPMARAAIAAGADGIIVEMHPDPQHAMTDGGQSLTGEQFKTLVDQCRRVASAVDREL
- a CDS encoding methyltransferase — encoded protein: MADLPDVARLREDLHFDADLLGRRLSFRSTFGLFSPKGIDDGTKLLLDHFEPTTPADTTFDLGCGYGPLGLAFAAACPDGRVTMVDRDFLAVDYANANAKLNGLTNATARLGHGFVGTDPSERFDNVVSNLPAKTGGELLSVLLHDAHAHLKPGGRLCVVTVTGLRRFIERHMKARFGNYKKLKQSPGYTVAMATRDD